In Curtobacterium sp. MCPF17_002, one genomic interval encodes:
- the pyrF gene encoding orotidine-5'-phosphate decarboxylase, protein MTAADVQTVRTGGTASFGVRLASAIGSRSALCVGIDPHAATLAAWGLGRDEAGLTAFGATLVDAAAGRAAIVKPQVAFFEAAGVAGYRALDATIRRARDAGLLVVADVKRGDIGTTGDDYALAWLDRDGPFAADAMTVSPYLGYGSLAGTVALARRNGAGVFVLAATSNPEARVLQTAVLAEGPWAGRSVAAGIVLDVADDNRDQSLGDVGLVLGATLDLADFGIDADTIGSAPVLAPGFGAQGARIEDLRALYGARAEQVLVSESRGLLADGPDGVAALVADRAERIRAALGAAA, encoded by the coding sequence GTGACGGCCGCTGACGTGCAGACGGTCCGGACTGGAGGCACGGCCTCCTTCGGCGTCCGGCTCGCATCCGCCATCGGGTCGCGTTCCGCCCTCTGCGTCGGCATCGACCCCCACGCCGCCACCCTGGCGGCGTGGGGGCTCGGCCGCGACGAGGCCGGCCTGACGGCCTTCGGAGCGACTCTGGTGGACGCGGCCGCGGGCCGCGCCGCGATCGTGAAGCCGCAGGTCGCCTTCTTCGAGGCCGCGGGGGTCGCGGGCTACCGTGCACTCGACGCGACCATCCGTCGGGCACGTGATGCGGGCCTCCTGGTCGTCGCCGACGTCAAGCGGGGCGACATCGGGACGACGGGGGACGACTACGCGCTCGCGTGGCTGGACCGTGACGGGCCGTTCGCGGCCGACGCGATGACGGTCTCGCCGTACCTCGGGTACGGGTCGCTCGCCGGGACGGTCGCGCTCGCGCGCCGGAATGGTGCCGGTGTCTTCGTGCTGGCAGCGACGAGCAACCCGGAGGCCCGCGTGCTGCAGACCGCGGTCCTCGCCGAGGGCCCGTGGGCCGGACGGTCCGTGGCTGCCGGTATCGTCTTGGACGTGGCAGACGACAACCGGGACCAGTCCCTCGGGGACGTCGGGCTCGTGCTCGGCGCGACCCTCGACCTCGCCGACTTCGGCATCGACGCGGACACGATCGGCTCGGCGCCGGTCCTCGCCCCGGGCTTCGGTGCCCAGGGTGCCCGCATCGAGGACCTCCGTGCGCTGTACGGCGCCCGCGCCGAGCAGGTGCTCGTGAGCGAGTCGCGGGGCCTCCTCGCCGACGGACCCGACGGTGTCGCGGCGCTCGTCGCCGACCGTGCCGAGCGGATCCGGGCCGCGCTGGGGGCCGCCGCGTGA
- the carB gene encoding carbamoyl-phosphate synthase large subunit, protein MPKRADINSVLVIGSGPIVIGQAAEFDYSGTQACRVLRAEGVRVILVNPNPATIMTDPDFADATYIEPITSASLEEIIKIEQPDAVLPTLGGQTALNAAIKLDAEGILDKYGVELIGAKVDAIQRGEDRQLFKELVLESGADVARSHIAHTLEEAKTYAEDLGYPLVVRPSFTMGGLGSGFAYNEEELIRFVGDGLQSSPTTEVLLEESILGWKEYELELMRDNYDNTVVICSIENVDPVGVHTGDSITVAPALTLTDREYQNMRNIGIDIIRRVGVDTGGCNIQFAVDPANGRLIVIEMNPRVSRSSALASKATGFPIAKIAAKLAIGYRLDEIENDITRVTPASFEPTLDYVVVKTPRFAFEKFPAADATLTTTMKSVGEAMAIGRNYATALQKSLRSLEKRGSSFHWDVPADELDKDALLAKSAIPTDGRIVTVQQALVAGATAAEVFEATKIDPWFIDQIVLINEVAAEVRAAETLDADTLRWAKEHGFSDIQIAALRGIGEQDARDARHALGIRPVFKTVDTCAGEFPALTPYHYSSYDAETEVAPSDRKKVVILGSGPNRIGQGVEFDYSCVHASFALSDAGFETIMINCNPETVSTDYDTSDRLYFEPLTTEDVLEVIEAEAASGELVGVVVQLGGQTALGLAKPLEAAGIPILGTSPAAIDSAEERGQFSAILDQAGLLAPRNGTAHDLASATAVAEEIGYPVLVRPSFVLGGRGMEIVYDTATLVDYFDRMADQAIIGPELPLLVDRFLDDAVEIDVDALFDGERLYIGGIMEHLEEAGIHSGDSACTLPPVGLGRAEIQGVVDATEKIARGIGVRGLLNVQFAIGAGVLYVLEANPRASRTVPFVSKALGIPLAKAASRIMTGTTVDALVAEGLLPARDGAFVPMQSPIAVKEAVLPFRRFRTREGQVVDSVLSPEMRSTGEVMGIDRDFPRAFLKSQEAAYGGLPTSGTVFVSVADTDKRAIVLPVHRLQQLGFTITATEGTAEVLRRNGIDVTLVGKYSEGGESVVDLLTRNEVDIVINTPSGAAGRADGYEIRAATVAADKPLFTTIAQLGAAVAAIETIGSPRSVRSLQDYALERATW, encoded by the coding sequence ATGCCCAAGCGCGCAGACATCAACTCCGTCCTCGTCATCGGCTCCGGCCCGATCGTCATCGGGCAGGCCGCCGAGTTCGACTACTCCGGCACCCAGGCGTGCCGCGTCCTCCGTGCCGAGGGCGTCCGCGTGATCCTCGTCAACCCGAACCCGGCGACGATCATGACCGACCCGGACTTCGCCGACGCGACCTACATCGAGCCGATCACGAGCGCGTCGCTCGAGGAGATCATCAAGATCGAGCAGCCGGACGCCGTGCTGCCGACGCTCGGTGGCCAGACCGCGCTGAACGCCGCCATCAAGCTCGACGCCGAGGGGATCCTCGACAAGTACGGCGTGGAGCTCATCGGCGCGAAGGTCGACGCGATCCAGCGCGGCGAGGACCGCCAGCTCTTCAAGGAGCTCGTGCTCGAGTCCGGCGCCGACGTCGCGCGGAGCCACATCGCGCACACGCTGGAAGAGGCGAAGACGTACGCCGAGGACCTCGGCTACCCGCTCGTCGTCCGCCCGTCCTTCACCATGGGCGGTCTCGGCTCCGGCTTCGCGTACAACGAGGAAGAACTCATCCGCTTCGTCGGCGACGGGCTGCAGTCGAGCCCGACGACGGAGGTCCTGCTCGAGGAGTCGATCCTCGGCTGGAAGGAGTACGAGCTCGAGCTCATGCGGGACAACTACGACAACACCGTCGTGATCTGCTCCATCGAGAACGTCGACCCGGTCGGCGTGCACACCGGCGACTCGATCACGGTGGCACCCGCACTGACGCTGACCGACCGCGAGTACCAGAACATGCGGAACATCGGCATCGACATCATCCGTCGCGTCGGTGTCGACACCGGCGGCTGCAACATCCAGTTCGCCGTCGACCCGGCGAACGGCCGCCTCATCGTCATCGAGATGAACCCGCGGGTGTCCCGCTCGTCGGCCCTCGCGTCGAAGGCGACCGGCTTCCCGATCGCCAAGATCGCCGCGAAGCTCGCGATCGGCTACCGCCTCGACGAGATCGAGAACGACATCACCCGCGTCACCCCGGCGAGCTTCGAGCCGACGCTCGACTACGTCGTCGTGAAGACCCCGCGGTTCGCGTTCGAGAAGTTCCCCGCCGCGGACGCCACCCTCACCACCACCATGAAGAGCGTCGGTGAGGCGATGGCGATCGGCCGCAACTACGCCACCGCCCTGCAGAAGTCCCTGCGTTCGCTCGAGAAGCGCGGGTCGAGCTTCCACTGGGACGTCCCGGCGGACGAGCTCGACAAGGACGCCCTGCTCGCGAAGTCCGCGATCCCGACCGACGGCCGCATCGTCACCGTGCAGCAGGCGCTCGTCGCCGGCGCCACCGCTGCCGAGGTGTTCGAGGCCACGAAGATCGACCCGTGGTTCATCGACCAGATCGTCCTCATCAACGAGGTCGCGGCCGAGGTCCGCGCGGCGGAGACGCTCGACGCGGACACCCTGCGCTGGGCGAAGGAGCACGGCTTCAGCGACATCCAGATCGCCGCGCTGCGGGGGATCGGCGAGCAGGACGCCCGTGACGCCCGGCACGCGCTCGGCATCCGCCCGGTGTTCAAGACCGTCGACACCTGCGCCGGCGAGTTCCCGGCCCTGACGCCGTACCACTACTCGTCGTACGACGCCGAGACCGAGGTCGCCCCGAGCGACCGCAAGAAGGTCGTCATCCTCGGCTCCGGCCCGAACCGCATCGGGCAGGGCGTCGAGTTCGACTACTCCTGCGTGCACGCGTCCTTCGCGCTGAGCGACGCCGGGTTCGAGACGATCATGATCAACTGCAACCCCGAGACGGTCTCCACCGACTACGACACCTCGGACCGCCTGTACTTCGAGCCGCTCACCACCGAGGACGTCCTCGAGGTCATCGAGGCCGAAGCGGCGTCCGGCGAGCTCGTCGGCGTCGTCGTGCAGCTCGGCGGCCAGACCGCCCTCGGGCTCGCGAAGCCGCTCGAGGCCGCGGGCATCCCGATCCTCGGCACCTCGCCGGCAGCGATCGACTCGGCCGAGGAGCGCGGGCAGTTCTCCGCCATCCTCGACCAGGCCGGGCTGCTCGCGCCCCGGAACGGCACCGCGCACGACCTCGCCAGCGCGACCGCCGTCGCCGAGGAGATCGGCTACCCGGTCCTCGTCCGCCCGTCGTTCGTGCTCGGCGGCCGCGGCATGGAGATCGTCTACGACACCGCGACGCTCGTCGACTACTTCGACCGGATGGCCGACCAGGCGATCATCGGCCCGGAGCTCCCGCTGCTGGTCGACCGCTTCCTCGACGACGCGGTGGAGATCGACGTCGACGCGCTCTTCGACGGCGAGCGGCTCTACATCGGCGGCATCATGGAGCACTTGGAAGAGGCGGGCATCCACTCCGGCGACTCGGCCTGCACCCTGCCGCCGGTCGGTCTCGGCCGCGCCGAGATCCAGGGCGTCGTCGACGCGACCGAGAAGATCGCCCGCGGCATCGGCGTGCGCGGCCTGCTCAACGTGCAGTTCGCCATCGGCGCCGGTGTGCTCTACGTCCTCGAGGCGAACCCGCGCGCCAGCCGCACGGTCCCGTTCGTCTCGAAGGCGCTCGGCATCCCGCTCGCGAAGGCCGCGTCCCGCATCATGACCGGCACCACCGTCGACGCACTCGTCGCCGAGGGGCTCCTGCCGGCCCGCGACGGCGCGTTCGTCCCGATGCAGTCGCCCATCGCCGTGAAGGAAGCGGTCCTGCCCTTCCGCCGGTTCCGCACCCGCGAGGGCCAGGTGGTCGACTCGGTGCTCAGCCCCGAGATGCGCTCCACCGGCGAGGTCATGGGCATCGACCGCGACTTCCCCCGCGCGTTCCTCAAGTCTCAGGAGGCCGCGTACGGCGGCCTGCCGACGAGCGGCACCGTGTTCGTGAGCGTCGCCGACACCGACAAGCGCGCCATCGTGCTGCCGGTGCACCGCCTGCAGCAGCTCGGCTTCACGATCACCGCGACCGAGGGCACCGCCGAGGTGCTCCGCCGCAACGGCATCGACGTCACGCTCGTCGGGAAGTACAGCGAGGGTGGCGAGAGCGTCGTCGACCTGCTGACGCGCAACGAGGTCGACATCGTCATCAACACGCCGTCGGGCGCCGCCGGTCGTGCGGACGGGTACGAGATCCGTGCGGCCACGGTCGCGGCGGACAAGCCGCTCTTCACGACCATCGCGCAGCTCGGGGCAGCGGTCGCGGCGATCGAGACGATCGGTTCGCCGCGCAGCGTCCGGAGCCTGCAGGACTACGCGTTGGAGCGTGCGACCTGGTGA
- the carA gene encoding glutamine-hydrolyzing carbamoyl-phosphate synthase small subunit yields the protein MTRERAVLVLEDGTRYDGWAYGARGRTLGEVVFATGMTGYQETLTDPSYAGQIVVQTAPHIGNTGVNDEDPESRRIWVAGYVVRDPSRVVSNHRANASLDEHLVRDGIVGISGIDTRALTRRIRDAGAMKGGVFSGADAALPAESQLDAVVSQATMAGASFSAVVSTPETYVVPAVGEQIGTLAVLDLGVKASTTRYLAARGFEVHVVPQDISAPELEALAPDALFYSNGPGDPAASDAQVELLQDSLRTGRPFFGICFGNQLLGRALGFGTYKLPFGHRGINQPVLDTTTGKVEITSQNHGFAVDAPLGEVLESPAGFGRVEVSHYSLNDNVVEGLRALDVPAFSVQYHPEAAAGPHDSMYLFDRFADLVRARRDGTPLDAATADATTPAADITKEAN from the coding sequence ATGACACGCGAACGGGCCGTACTGGTCCTCGAGGACGGCACCCGGTACGACGGCTGGGCCTACGGCGCCCGCGGGCGCACGCTCGGCGAGGTGGTCTTCGCGACCGGCATGACCGGGTACCAGGAGACACTGACCGACCCGTCCTACGCCGGACAGATCGTGGTGCAGACCGCGCCGCACATCGGCAACACGGGTGTGAACGACGAGGACCCCGAGTCCCGTCGCATCTGGGTCGCCGGGTACGTCGTGCGCGACCCCAGCCGCGTGGTGTCGAACCACCGCGCGAACGCCTCGCTCGACGAGCACCTCGTCCGCGACGGCATCGTCGGCATCTCCGGCATCGACACCCGTGCGCTCACCCGCCGGATCCGCGACGCCGGTGCGATGAAGGGCGGCGTGTTCAGCGGCGCGGACGCCGCGCTCCCCGCCGAGTCGCAGCTGGACGCGGTCGTGTCGCAGGCGACGATGGCCGGCGCGAGCTTCTCGGCGGTCGTGTCCACCCCGGAGACCTACGTCGTCCCCGCCGTCGGCGAGCAGATCGGCACCCTGGCCGTGCTCGACCTCGGCGTGAAGGCCTCGACCACCCGGTACCTCGCCGCCCGCGGCTTCGAGGTGCACGTGGTGCCGCAGGACATCTCCGCCCCGGAGCTGGAAGCCCTCGCACCGGACGCCCTGTTCTACTCGAACGGCCCCGGCGACCCCGCCGCGTCGGACGCGCAGGTCGAACTGCTGCAGGACAGCCTGCGCACCGGCCGGCCGTTCTTCGGGATCTGCTTCGGCAACCAGCTGCTCGGTCGCGCGCTCGGCTTCGGCACCTACAAGCTGCCGTTCGGCCACCGCGGCATCAACCAGCCGGTGCTCGACACCACCACGGGCAAGGTCGAGATCACGAGCCAGAACCACGGCTTCGCGGTCGACGCGCCGCTCGGCGAGGTCCTCGAGTCCCCGGCCGGCTTCGGTCGCGTCGAGGTCTCGCACTACTCGCTCAACGACAACGTGGTGGAGGGCCTCCGCGCCCTCGACGTGCCCGCCTTCAGCGTGCAGTACCACCCCGAGGCCGCTGCGGGTCCGCACGACAGCATGTACCTCTTCGACCGGTTCGCGGACCTTGTGCGCGCGCGACGTGACGGGACGCCGCTCGACGCGGCCACCGCCGACGCCACCACCCCGGCAGCCGACATCACCAAGGAAGCGAACTGA
- a CDS encoding dihydroorotase, giving the protein MTAHLIRGAQLIDGTRADILLEGRRVSAVGSSLDAAGATVVDADGLIALPGLVDLHTHLREPGHEESETVLTGSRAAAAGGFTAVNAMANSSPVADTAGVVEQVQALGDDAGYVTVRPIGAVSQGLQGTHLSEIGAMATSRAKVRVFSDDGSCVSDPLLMRRALEYIKGFGGVLAQHAQEPRLTIGAQMNEGRLSSELGLAGWPAVAEEAIIARDVLLADHVGARLHVCHVSTAGSVEVIRWAKSRGIDVTAEVTPHHLILTEDLIAGHEGAAGYDARYKVNPPLRSREDVDALRGALADGTIDIVATDHAPHTAEAKCCEWPAAANGMVGLESALSVVQAAVVESGQLDWADVARVLSEAPATIGQVEGHGQRIAEGAPAEITLYDPSASREYAVTDLAGQSQNSPYLGMRLPGRVVATFHHGYPTLLDGRLVDADAVAAHARATRIGATA; this is encoded by the coding sequence ATGACCGCCCACCTCATCCGCGGCGCGCAGCTGATCGACGGCACGCGTGCCGACATCCTCCTGGAGGGACGGCGCGTCTCCGCGGTCGGGTCCAGTCTCGACGCGGCCGGCGCCACGGTCGTCGACGCCGACGGACTCATCGCCCTCCCTGGCCTCGTGGACCTCCACACCCACCTGCGCGAGCCCGGTCACGAGGAGTCGGAGACCGTCCTCACCGGCTCGCGTGCCGCGGCCGCCGGCGGCTTCACCGCCGTGAACGCGATGGCGAACTCCAGCCCGGTCGCGGACACCGCGGGCGTCGTCGAGCAGGTGCAGGCGCTCGGCGACGACGCCGGCTACGTCACGGTGCGCCCGATCGGCGCGGTCTCGCAGGGGCTGCAGGGCACGCACCTGTCCGAGATCGGTGCGATGGCGACCTCGCGCGCGAAGGTCCGGGTGTTCTCGGACGACGGCTCGTGCGTGTCGGACCCGCTCCTCATGCGCCGGGCGCTCGAGTACATCAAGGGCTTCGGCGGGGTGCTCGCGCAGCACGCGCAGGAGCCCCGGCTGACGATCGGCGCGCAGATGAACGAGGGCCGGCTGTCGTCGGAACTCGGACTCGCGGGCTGGCCGGCCGTCGCCGAAGAGGCGATCATCGCCCGCGACGTCCTGCTCGCCGACCACGTCGGGGCCCGGCTGCACGTCTGCCACGTCTCGACCGCCGGCAGCGTCGAGGTGATCCGCTGGGCGAAGTCCCGCGGCATCGACGTCACGGCCGAGGTCACGCCGCACCACCTGATCCTCACCGAGGACCTCATCGCCGGTCACGAGGGCGCCGCGGGGTACGACGCCCGGTACAAGGTGAACCCGCCGCTCCGCTCCCGCGAGGACGTCGACGCGCTCCGCGGTGCGCTGGCCGACGGGACGATCGACATCGTCGCGACCGACCACGCCCCGCACACCGCCGAGGCGAAGTGCTGCGAGTGGCCCGCGGCCGCGAACGGCATGGTCGGCCTCGAGTCGGCGCTCAGCGTCGTGCAGGCCGCCGTGGTCGAGAGCGGGCAGCTCGACTGGGCCGACGTCGCCCGGGTGCTCTCCGAGGCGCCGGCGACGATCGGGCAGGTCGAGGGCCACGGCCAGCGGATCGCCGAGGGCGCACCGGCCGAGATCACCCTGTACGACCCGTCAGCGAGCCGTGAGTACGCGGTCACCGACCTCGCCGGGCAGTCGCAGAACTCGCCGTACCTCGGCATGCGGCTCCCCGGACGCGTCGTCGCGACGTTCCACCACGGGTACCCGACGCTCCTCGACGGACGGCTCGTCGATGCCGACGCCGTGGCGGCGCACGCCCGTGCGACCCGGATCGGGGCCACGGCATGA
- a CDS encoding aspartate carbamoyltransferase catalytic subunit: MKHLLSTADLSRDEAIHILDVAEEMAEVNTREVRKLPALRGKTVVNLFFEDSTRTRISFEAAAKRLSADVLNFAAKGSSVSKGESLKDTVQTLGAMGIDGIVMRHGASGAPRVLADADWIDVPVVNAGDGTHEHPTQALLDAFTMRRRLHGAGSRGQALDGVRVLIVGDVLHSRVARSNAWLLRTLGASVTFAAPPTLLPATASPFGAAVHHDLDAALAEDPDVVMTLRIQQERMNDAFFPNPREYTRHWGLTASRFARLSERTLIMHPGPMNRGLEIAGVAADDPRSTVVEQVENGVSVRMAVLYLALTGSEATHPHAAGTAAAGAAPAAAAAAAPKETVA; this comes from the coding sequence GTGAAGCACCTGCTCTCCACCGCCGACCTCTCCCGAGACGAGGCGATCCACATCCTCGACGTCGCGGAGGAGATGGCCGAGGTGAACACGCGAGAGGTCCGGAAGCTCCCGGCGCTCCGCGGCAAGACCGTCGTGAACCTCTTCTTCGAGGACTCCACCCGCACCCGGATCTCGTTCGAGGCCGCCGCGAAGCGCCTCTCGGCCGACGTCCTCAACTTCGCCGCGAAGGGCTCGAGCGTCTCCAAGGGCGAGTCCCTCAAGGACACCGTGCAGACCCTCGGCGCGATGGGCATCGACGGCATCGTGATGCGCCACGGCGCGTCGGGTGCCCCGCGGGTCCTCGCCGACGCGGACTGGATCGACGTGCCCGTGGTGAACGCGGGCGACGGCACGCACGAGCACCCCACGCAGGCGCTCCTCGACGCGTTCACGATGCGCCGGCGGCTGCACGGTGCGGGGAGCCGCGGGCAGGCGCTCGACGGCGTCCGCGTGCTCATCGTCGGCGACGTCCTGCACAGCCGCGTCGCACGCAGCAACGCCTGGCTCCTCCGGACCCTCGGCGCGAGCGTCACCTTCGCCGCCCCGCCGACGCTGCTGCCCGCCACGGCCTCGCCGTTCGGTGCCGCGGTGCACCACGACCTCGACGCCGCGCTGGCCGAGGACCCGGACGTCGTGATGACCCTCCGGATCCAGCAGGAGCGCATGAACGACGCGTTCTTCCCCAACCCCCGCGAGTACACCCGGCACTGGGGGCTCACCGCGAGCCGGTTCGCCCGGCTGTCGGAGCGGACGCTGATCATGCACCCCGGTCCGATGAACCGCGGGCTCGAGATCGCCGGCGTCGCCGCCGACGACCCCCGTTCGACGGTGGTCGAGCAGGTCGAGAACGGCGTCTCGGTCCGGATGGCGGTCCTCTACCTCGCCCTGACGGGCAGCGAGGCCACCCACCCACACGCAGCAGGAACAGCCGCAGCCGGCGCCGCCCCGGCGGCAGCCGCAGCAGCAGCACCGAAGGAGACCGTCGCATGA
- the pyrR gene encoding bifunctional pyr operon transcriptional regulator/uracil phosphoribosyltransferase PyrR, translating to MGTRTVLQHSDITRALTRIAHEILEANHGSSDLVLLGIPTRGAVLAERLDRVLADIEPEWTTDGARRVGTLDVTMHRDDLGHGIGRAPQRTTIPAGGIDGKVVVLVDDVLYSGRTVRAALDALQGIGRPRAVRLAVLVDRGHRELPIRADHVGKNLPTASDERVTLRLTETDGVDEVVIEQSETQGVAS from the coding sequence GTGGGTACCAGAACGGTCCTGCAGCACTCCGACATCACGCGTGCTCTGACACGCATCGCGCACGAGATCCTCGAGGCCAACCACGGTTCCTCGGACCTCGTGCTCCTGGGCATCCCGACACGGGGTGCCGTCCTGGCCGAGCGGCTCGACCGCGTCCTGGCCGACATCGAGCCCGAGTGGACGACCGACGGCGCGCGGCGGGTCGGCACGCTCGACGTCACGATGCACCGCGACGACCTCGGTCACGGCATCGGCCGGGCACCGCAGCGGACGACGATCCCGGCGGGCGGCATCGACGGCAAGGTCGTCGTGCTCGTCGACGACGTCCTGTACTCCGGCCGCACCGTCCGGGCAGCGCTCGACGCGCTGCAGGGCATCGGCCGGCCGCGTGCGGTCCGCCTCGCGGTCCTCGTCGACCGGGGCCACCGCGAGCTCCCGATCCGCGCGGACCACGTCGGCAAGAACCTGCCGACGGCGTCCGACGAGCGGGTCACGCTGCGCCTGACCGAGACCGACGGCGTCGACGAGGTCGTCATCGAGCAGAGCGAGACGCAGGGGGTCGCGTCGTGA
- the efp gene encoding elongation factor P, with protein MASTTDIKNGAVLIIDGQLWSVVEFQHVKPGKGGAFVRTKLKNVVSGKVVDRTFNAGAKIETATVDRRDYQYLYEDGDSYVFMDTDTYDQIPVPATVVGDAKNFLLESAMVTIAINEGTPLYIELPTSIVTEIETEPGLQGDRSSGGTKPATIKATGYQIQVPLYLETDTLVKIDTRDGNFLGRVNS; from the coding sequence ATGGCCAGTACCACTGACATCAAGAACGGCGCCGTTCTCATCATCGACGGGCAGCTCTGGTCGGTCGTCGAGTTCCAGCACGTCAAGCCGGGCAAGGGCGGCGCGTTCGTCCGCACCAAGCTCAAGAACGTCGTGTCGGGCAAGGTCGTCGACCGCACCTTCAACGCCGGTGCGAAGATCGAGACCGCGACCGTCGACCGCCGCGACTACCAGTACCTCTACGAGGACGGCGACTCGTACGTGTTCATGGACACCGACACCTACGACCAGATCCCGGTCCCCGCGACGGTCGTCGGCGACGCGAAGAACTTCCTCCTCGAGTCGGCGATGGTCACCATCGCGATCAACGAGGGCACGCCGCTCTACATCGAGCTCCCGACGTCGATCGTCACCGAGATCGAAACCGAGCCCGGCCTGCAGGGCGACCGCTCCTCGGGCGGCACCAAGCCCGCGACGATCAAGGCGACCGGTTACCAGATCCAGGTGCCGCTGTACCTCGAGACCGACACGCTGGTGAAGATCGACACGCGCGACGGCAACTTCCTCGGCCGCGTCAACTCCTAG
- a CDS encoding AarF/UbiB family protein has protein sequence MPNPPRLSDLAGSPAVEAGTLRSRGRRFAELLAIARRHELLPFRRLDFSHDPERSALRTRQADHLRRALEEAGGGFVKMGQLLSTRDDLLPEEWTEGLAHLQRSVRPAPPDEVAALLERELGAPVDEVFRTFDPVPVAAASIAQVHRARLQDGTEVAVKVQRPGIDQAVRRDVDIALRVVRFMARWSAEARQVGVQDVAAQYAADLVRQVDFNSEMRNLAALRAAQARSASPDEVVFPTPHEELSGRRVMVMEFLEGDTLSALRAERSDRDLDEPMRAILRTFLRQVVFDGIYHADLHPGNVILLPDGRPALIDFGSVGRLDPGLRDIVQELLAAYLQDDTARIADAVLRMAPVRDPQDEPDFRRDIARFVADELGPGARIGVETVDDAVEVFGRYRLKAPPDFVAAARALAIFEGTLRTLAPSFDLLEESRGLARDQIRDQLRPGKIRDVAVRELLGVVSAARRLPRRVDRIGEAIETGRLSVNIRLFADRRDRRTLDAVIRRVLLVLLGSGAGILSIVYLALPARPTAVLSTGVAGALLGGAAVVLLGWAAIEAALARRRG, from the coding sequence GTGCCCAACCCGCCCCGCCTGAGCGACCTCGCCGGCTCCCCGGCCGTCGAGGCCGGAACCCTCCGATCGCGCGGCCGGCGCTTCGCCGAGCTCCTCGCGATCGCCCGCCGCCACGAGCTGCTGCCGTTCCGTCGGCTCGACTTCTCGCACGACCCGGAGCGGTCCGCACTCCGCACCCGGCAGGCGGACCACCTCCGACGGGCGCTCGAGGAGGCCGGCGGCGGGTTCGTGAAGATGGGCCAGTTGCTCTCGACCCGTGACGACCTGCTGCCCGAGGAGTGGACCGAGGGGCTCGCGCACCTGCAGCGGAGCGTCCGTCCGGCGCCGCCGGACGAGGTCGCAGCGCTCCTCGAGCGGGAGCTCGGCGCTCCTGTCGACGAGGTCTTCCGGACGTTCGACCCCGTGCCCGTGGCGGCCGCCTCGATCGCCCAGGTCCACCGCGCACGCCTGCAGGACGGCACCGAGGTGGCGGTGAAGGTGCAGCGCCCCGGCATCGACCAGGCGGTGCGCCGTGACGTCGACATCGCGCTCCGGGTGGTCCGGTTCATGGCGCGGTGGTCGGCCGAGGCACGGCAGGTCGGGGTGCAGGACGTCGCCGCGCAGTACGCGGCGGACCTCGTCCGCCAGGTGGACTTCAACTCGGAGATGCGGAACCTGGCGGCGCTCCGCGCGGCCCAGGCTCGGAGCGCCAGCCCGGACGAGGTCGTCTTCCCGACGCCGCACGAGGAGCTCTCCGGGCGCCGGGTCATGGTGATGGAGTTCCTCGAGGGCGACACCCTGAGCGCCCTGCGCGCCGAGCGGTCCGACCGCGACCTCGACGAGCCGATGCGGGCGATCCTGCGGACGTTCCTCCGCCAGGTGGTCTTCGACGGGATCTACCACGCCGACCTGCACCCGGGGAACGTGATCCTGCTGCCGGACGGCCGACCGGCGCTCATCGACTTCGGGTCCGTCGGCCGGCTCGACCCCGGGCTGCGGGACATCGTGCAGGAGCTCCTGGCGGCGTACCTGCAGGACGACACCGCGCGGATCGCCGACGCCGTGCTGCGGATGGCACCGGTGCGCGACCCGCAGGACGAACCGGACTTCCGCCGGGACATCGCACGGTTCGTCGCGGACGAGCTCGGGCCGGGCGCGCGCATCGGCGTCGAGACCGTGGACGATGCCGTCGAGGTCTTCGGGCGCTACCGGCTCAAGGCGCCGCCGGACTTCGTCGCCGCGGCCCGGGCCCTCGCGATCTTCGAGGGCACGCTCCGCACGCTCGCACCGTCCTTCGACCTGCTCGAGGAGTCCCGCGGACTCGCACGCGACCAGATCCGAGACCAGCTGCGTCCGGGGAAGATCCGGGACGTCGCGGTCCGTGAGCTCCTCGGCGTGGTGTCAGCGGCCCGGCGGCTCCCGCGGCGCGTCGACCGCATCGGCGAGGCGATCGAGACCGGCAGGCTGTCGGTGAACATCCGGCTCTTCGCCGACCGGCGGGACCGCCGCACGCTCGACGCGGTCATCCGCCGCGTGCTGCTGGTCCTGCTCGGCTCCGGGGCCGGCATCCTCTCGATCGTCTACCTGGCGCTGCCGGCCCGTCCCACCGCCGTCCTCTCCACCGGGGTCGCCGGGGCGCTCCTCGGGGGAGCGGCCGTCGTGCTGCTCGGGTGGGCGGCGATCGAAGCGGCACTCGCGCGGAGGCGTGGATGA